A window of Staphylococcus sp. 17KM0847 contains these coding sequences:
- the mnmE gene encoding tRNA uridine-5-carboxymethylaminomethyl(34) synthesis GTPase MnmE yields MEQLDTITSISTPMGEGAIGIVRMSGHDAVAIADKLYKGKQKLSDVPTHTINYGHIIDPETNDVVEEVMVSVLRAPRTFTREDIVEINCHGGILTINRVLELTMTYGARIAEPGEYTKRAFLNGRIDLSQAEAVMDFIRSKTDRASKVAMNQIEGRLSTLIKAQRQSILEILAQVEVNIDYPEYDDVEEATTAFLLERSRAIKDEIQKLLDTGAQGKIMREGLSTVIVGKPNVGKSSMLNNLIQSNKAIVTEVAGTTRDVLEEYVNVRGVPLKLVDTAGIRETEDIVERIGVERSRKALQEADLILFVLNNNEALTLEDRQLYEVIKDEDVIVIINKTDLERKLDVSEVKEMIGHIPLIETSMLTQQGIDELELQIRDLFFGGSVQSQDMTYVSNSRHISLLKQAKQAIQDAIDAADSGVPMDMVQIDLTRTWELLGEIIGESVSEELIDQLFSQFCLGK; encoded by the coding sequence ATGGAACAATTAGATACAATTACAAGTATATCGACACCGATGGGTGAAGGTGCCATTGGGATTGTACGTATGTCAGGACACGATGCAGTAGCTATTGCAGATAAGCTGTATAAAGGAAAACAAAAGTTAAGCGATGTTCCCACACATACAATTAACTATGGTCACATTATTGATCCAGAAACGAATGATGTTGTCGAAGAAGTTATGGTTTCTGTATTAAGGGCACCTCGTACTTTCACACGTGAAGATATTGTAGAGATTAATTGTCACGGTGGTATTTTGACAATCAATCGTGTACTTGAACTAACCATGACATATGGTGCGCGTATTGCTGAACCCGGTGAATATACGAAACGTGCCTTCTTAAATGGTCGTATTGATTTATCTCAAGCAGAGGCTGTAATGGACTTTATTCGTTCTAAGACTGACCGAGCGTCTAAAGTGGCAATGAATCAAATAGAAGGGCGTTTGAGTACACTGATTAAAGCACAACGCCAATCTATTTTAGAAATATTAGCACAGGTTGAGGTAAACATTGACTATCCAGAATATGATGATGTTGAAGAAGCAACGACAGCATTTTTACTGGAACGTTCACGTGCTATTAAAGATGAAATTCAAAAATTACTAGATACCGGTGCACAAGGTAAAATTATGAGAGAAGGCCTATCAACAGTCATTGTAGGAAAACCAAATGTAGGTAAGTCTTCTATGTTAAATAACTTAATTCAGTCTAATAAAGCTATTGTGACAGAGGTGGCAGGTACAACACGTGATGTATTGGAAGAATATGTTAACGTTCGAGGTGTACCATTGAAATTAGTTGATACAGCGGGAATACGTGAAACAGAGGATATTGTGGAACGTATTGGTGTAGAGCGCTCACGTAAAGCGTTACAAGAAGCTGATTTAATATTGTTCGTATTAAATAATAATGAAGCATTGACTTTAGAAGATCGTCAACTTTATGAAGTTATTAAAGATGAAGATGTTATTGTTATCATTAATAAGACAGATCTTGAGCGAAAGTTAGATGTTTCAGAAGTTAAAGAGATGATAGGGCATATACCATTAATAGAAACATCTATGCTTACACAACAAGGTATTGATGAGTTGGAGTTACAAATACGTGACTTATTCTTTGGTGGCTCAGTACAAAGTCAAGATATGACGTATGTGTCTAATTCGCGTCATATTTCATTACTTAAACAAGCAAAACAAGCTATTCAAGATGCGATTGATGCGGCGGATTCAGGCGTACCTATGGATATGGTTCAAATTGATTTGACACGTACATGGGAGCTTTTAGGTGAAATTATTGGTGAATCGGTAAGTGAAGAATTGATTGATCAGCTCTTTAGTCAATTCTGTCTCGGAAAATAA